ATGACTTCTTCTTCAGTAGCAGCACGTTCGTACTCAGCCAATACAGCGGACTGAATCTTCTCGCGGGTACCGGAAGAAATCGGATGGGCAATGTCGCGGAACTCTCCGTCAGGAGTGCGTTTGCTCGGCATTGCAACAAACATTCCATTGTTTCCGTCGATAACGCGAATGTCGTGAACGACAAATTCATTATCGATGGTAATGGATGCGATTGCTTTCATTCTCCCCTCAGAGTTAACACGGCGGAGTCTGACATCCGTAATTTGCATATGTGTTCACCACCTTTTTCCATCAGAGACTTGGTGTATAATTCCACATAGCAAACCGAATTCCTTCTTTTTAATTGTATAAAATGTCCTAAATTCAGGAATTTTTTTTAGAATGTGATATTTTCGACAGACTTCGTGCCCATTCGCTTGAAAACGCTATTATATCGACAAATACCGCCAGTCCTATTTTTCGAAATAATTTCCAGGATTTACGGTGATCATCTTACTCTTGGAATCCACATCCGAGAGACGAGCCAGAGAAATGTAGTCCTGCAGTAGTCGTTCCTCCGACTCAACCGCACCTGATTCCAAAAGCACTCCGACTCCTGCCACTTCCGCATTGAATTCAGCAAGCAGATCCACCATTCCCTGGATTGTGCCGCCAGCCTTCATAAAGTCATCCACAATAAGAACGCGTGAGCGTTCTTTGAGCGCCCTGCGAGAGAGGGACATCGTATGAATGCTCTTATGAGATCCGGAGACGTAGTTGATGCTCACAGCCGAGCCTTCAGTCACCTGATGATCACGGCGTACAAGAACGACCGGCAGATTCAGTTGAGCGGCTGTCGCATAGGCAAGTGGGATTCCTTTCGTCTCGACCGTCATGACGACATCAATGTCACAGTCCGCAAAGACGGTTGCGAATATTTTGCCAGCTTCGTTCATCAGGGAGGGCTCTCCCAGAAGGTCAGACATATATAGATAGCCGCCAGGCAGTATCCGGTCGGACTGCTGCAGCTTATGGCACAATTCTTGGGCAAAAGAGAGTGCGTGGTCCTTCCGCAGCTTTGGAATGTACTTCACACCCCCGGCTGCTCCGGCAAGCGTCTGCAGCTCGCCCATTCCTTCGTCTTCAAACACTTCCTTGATAATCGCCAAGTCCTCACTTATGGAGGATTTGGCTGCTCCGTAACGTTCAGCGAACGTAGTCAGCGAAATCAAAGTATGCGGTTCAGACAATAAATATTGGGTCATGTCGACCAATCGTTCGCTTCGTTTTAATTTTTTCACATGAGTTCCTCGCTAAATCCGAATATTATATTGTAAATATACCACTTTTGTACGTCTTTCCACAAGGTCAGAAGTTCCTAACCTGGTAATCAGCTCTTGATATTGTTACGTTAGAAGTCTAACTGCATAAACTTCTTTGCAAAAGCCTCTCAGGCCATTATAAATTCGCGCGACTTTGGACTCTTTAGACACAAGCCCAAACACGGTTGGCCCGCTTCCAGACATGAGCGCTCCATCAGCGCCAAGCTTTAACATAGCTTCTTTCAGCTGCTGCACTTCCGGGTGCATCTTCAGTGTCACCTCTTCCAGCACGTTACCGAGTGACCGGCACATTTCCTGAAAGTTGCCCGATTCCAGAGCTGAGACCATATCCTTGGCGGACGGATGTTGTTGTATGTTGTCACTGCGCAGACGACCGTACACTTCTGCTGTAGACACATTAATCGGCGGTTTCGCCACGACAACCCAGCATTGGGGAGGGTTTAGAACAGGGGTCAGAACTTCCCCTCTACCTGTCGCTAGGGCAGATCCGCCTGTAACACAGAAGGGCACGTCAGAGCCCAGCTCAGCTCCCAGAGATAACAGCTCTTCCTGCGGTATATTCAGATCCCAAAGACGGTTCAGGCCACGAAGCGTGGCCGCAGCATCACTGCTTCCGCCTGCCAGACCGGCAGCAACAGGTATTTTTTTGTCTAGATGAATATGTACACCTTTACGGACGTCATAACGCTCCTTGATGAGTTTAGCCGCCTGAAAGGCCAAGTTCTTCTCATCAAGCGGTATATAGCCCGCTTGGCTAGTGATGATGATCGTATCTCGAGGCTGCTCAGACATCTCTAGCCGGTCTGCCAGATCGATCATCGTCATGACCATCTCCACTTCGTGGAAACCGTCGGGTCTTTTATGAAGTACGTCCAGCATCAAATTGATCTTAGCAGGCGCTTTTTCGTATATTTTCAAGAACGTTCACCTATCCTTAGCTTTTCCCATAAGCACAACTTAACACATTACAAGAAAAACTTCTAATTGACTTTATATTAACAAACCGACGCGTTGAAGTCATTTTCCATGCGCAAATAAATGCGAATAAATGGTTATAAGATAAAAGGGCCTCCGCATTCGGAAGCCCCCTATAATTCAAATTATTAACGGTCAGACTGGCGGGCAGCCCGCTCCGCAAGTTCAATTGCCTTTTTAACCATATTTCCGGCATCACTGGCTTTAATACCGCCCCAGCCTTCTTTTTGCACCGTATCGTAGAATCCCAGCTCCTTAGCAAGCTCGTTCTTCAGTTCTTCCGACATAATACTCCGTCTTCTCCGACTCATTCGTATTCGACCTCCTTGTGAATGTGGTGATGATGGCTTTGACCCTCCTTATTATGCGCTTTGGAGCAGGTTCCTCATTCCCACCATTCACATGGCAACAAAAAACAGCCTCCGTAAATACGGAAGCTGTTCTGCATTACATAAAGTTATGACTTGATATAGGTTATACGCAGTTGGCAGTCATCGTCCAAAACCATGATTTCCACCGTTTCGGTTAACACATCCGCATAACTGTAAGACACTCGTTTAAAGGTTTGCTGGTCTTGATCCAGCTTTACAATGAAAACAGAAGGGTACGTTTCTTCCAAAACACCAGTACGCTCTACGGTCTTACGGCGACCACCGTTTGCCCGCAGCGTAATTTTTTGCCCAAGATGAGCATCCAAACTGCGTTTGATTTCCAACAGCGCATTTTTAGCCATTGTCGACGACCACCTCTTTCCTTGTCCATTATAACTAATTATCAATCATTTGTCAAACCAAAAACATTAATTATATCAGCATTAAAATTATCTTGTCAACGAATTTTTTTTGAGCCTTTATATATCGAGCGTAGAACCGTTATTATGCGTAAAACCGACACGAAATATGCACATTTTATTTAAAATGTCACAGCTTGTCCTCTTCATGTACATAATGACAATATCAAACAAGTAGTAACGGTTTTGCCATCCTTTCAAGACGGCACCCATTTCTGTGAGGAATAAAAAAAACCCCTGTAATT
Above is a window of Paenibacillus uliginis N3/975 DNA encoding:
- the spoVG gene encoding septation regulator SpoVG, which encodes MQITDVRLRRVNSEGRMKAIASITIDNEFVVHDIRVIDGNNGMFVAMPSKRTPDGEFRDIAHPISSGTREKIQSAVLAEYERAATEEEVIEEGA
- the purR gene encoding pur operon repressor produces the protein MKKLKRSERLVDMTQYLLSEPHTLISLTTFAERYGAAKSSISEDLAIIKEVFEDEGMGELQTLAGAAGGVKYIPKLRKDHALSFAQELCHKLQQSDRILPGGYLYMSDLLGEPSLMNEAGKIFATVFADCDIDVVMTVETKGIPLAYATAAQLNLPVVLVRRDHQVTEGSAVSINYVSGSHKSIHTMSLSRRALKERSRVLIVDDFMKAGGTIQGMVDLLAEFNAEVAGVGVLLESGAVESEERLLQDYISLARLSDVDSKSKMITVNPGNYFEK
- the ispE gene encoding 4-(cytidine 5'-diphospho)-2-C-methyl-D-erythritol kinase — encoded protein: MKIYEKAPAKINLMLDVLHKRPDGFHEVEMVMTMIDLADRLEMSEQPRDTIIITSQAGYIPLDEKNLAFQAAKLIKERYDVRKGVHIHLDKKIPVAAGLAGGSSDAAATLRGLNRLWDLNIPQEELLSLGAELGSDVPFCVTGGSALATGRGEVLTPVLNPPQCWVVVAKPPINVSTAEVYGRLRSDNIQQHPSAKDMVSALESGNFQEMCRSLGNVLEEVTLKMHPEVQQLKEAMLKLGADGALMSGSGPTVFGLVSKESKVARIYNGLRGFCKEVYAVRLLT
- a CDS encoding small, acid-soluble spore protein, alpha/beta type; this translates as MSRRRRSIMSEELKNELAKELGFYDTVQKEGWGGIKASDAGNMVKKAIELAERAARQSDR
- the veg gene encoding biofilm formation stimulator Veg, which gives rise to MAKNALLEIKRSLDAHLGQKITLRANGGRRKTVERTGVLEETYPSVFIVKLDQDQQTFKRVSYSYADVLTETVEIMVLDDDCQLRITYIKS